The Podospora pseudopauciseta strain CBS 411.78 chromosome 2 map unlocalized CBS411.78m_2, whole genome shotgun sequence genome has a window encoding:
- the RRP36 gene encoding rRNA biogenesis protein rrp36 (COG:A; EggNog:ENOG503NV5Q; BUSCO:EOG09265M98) has product MSSVKRKQPPATLLQRRVRPRYEPEPESDVEEMSDAPSEEGAGFDSEEDEDMSEAEMRSGSDEENSELGSDPEDSEDESEDDTPQPSHQLSFGALAKAQAALGDKLNRRKRRSSSAASEASSSRGNNNNNDNKFSLEKNHKKPLEKPSRTSKHAPVELSSKRQVSRRRDFLLDPTSTKPQHRDPRFFAPSTMSATSKIDEIKARKAYAFLDEYREKEMQELRVAIKKSKNAEEKEKLQKALLSMESKKKAQERKDKAQKVLDEHKKKEKELVRQGKNPFYLKRSEQKKRVVVETFKGMKKGQVDKAIERRRKKVAGKEKKLLPWARRTVEDR; this is encoded by the exons ATGTCATCCGTCAAACGCAAGCAGCCGCCTGCCACTCTCCTGCAGAGGCGGGTTCGCCCCAGGTATGAGCCGGAGCCTGAATCAGATGTCGAGGAGATGAGCGATGCGCCAAGTGAGGAGGGTGCCGGGTTTGACAgtgaagaggacgaggacatgAGTGAGGCTGAGATGAGAAGCGGCAGCGATGAG GAAAACTCCGAACTCGGCTCAGACCCCGAAGACAGCGAGGATGAATCAGAAGATgacaccccccaacccagccaccaGCTCTCCTTTGGcgccctcgccaaagccCAAGCAGCCCTAGGCGACAAGCTCAACAGGCGCAAGCGCCGCTCCAGCAGCGCCGCTTCCGAAGCGTCCAGCTCTCGGggtaacaacaacaacaacgacaacaagtTTTCTCTTGAGAAGAATCACAAGAAACCCTTGGAAAAGCCCTCCCGCACAAGCAAACACGCCCCTGTCGAGTTGTCGTCAAAACGCCAGGTCTCCCGCCGCCGTgacttcctcctcgacccaACCTCGACCAAACCCCAGCATCGCGACCCCCGCTTCTTTGCGCCCTCCACCATGTCGGCCACGTCGAAAATAGACGAGATCAAAGCCCGAAAAGCGTACGCTTTTTTGGATGAGTACCGCGAGAAGGAGATGCAGGAGCTTCGGGTGGCGatcaagaagagcaagaacgcggaggagaaggagaagctgcAGAAGGCGTTGCTGTCGATggagagcaagaagaaggcgcaggagaggaaggaCAAGGCGCAAAAGGTGCTGGATGagcacaagaagaaggagaaggagctggtGAGGCAGGGGAAGAATCCTTTCTATCTGAAGAGGAGcgagcagaagaagagggtggtggtggagacgttcaaggggatgaagaaggggCAGGTGGATAAGGCgattgagaggaggaggaagaaggtggcgggtaaggagaagaagttgcTGCCTTGGGCTCggaggacggtggaggatCGGTGA